The following DNA comes from Devosia litorisediminis.
GTAAGGGACTGGAGTTCCAAAAATGGGCTATCGCGTCGCTGTCGTCGGTGCCACAGGCAATGTGGGCCGTGAAGTTCTCAATATTCTGGCGGAGCGCAAGTTCCCCGCATCCGAGGTGATCGCACTCGCCTCCTCGCGTTCGACTGGTCGCGAAATCTCCTATGGTGACAAGATCCTCAAGGCCAAGAACCTTGATGACTTTGACTTCAAGGGCGTCGATTTCGCCATCATGTCGGCCGGTTCGGACATTTCCAAGAACTGGGGCCCGCGCATCGCCGCCAGTGGCTGCATCGTGATCGATAATTCCAGCTTCTGGCGTTACGATTCCAATGTGCCGCTGATCGTGCCCGAGGTGAACGGCCCCTCGCTTGAGGCCTGGCTGGCCAATGCCAATCGCAAGAACATCATTGCCAACCCCAATTGCTCGACCGCTCAGCTGGTGGTGGCGCTCAAGCCCCTGCACGACTTTGCCAAGATCAAGCGCGTCGTCGTCTCGACCTACCAGTCGGTTTCCGGCTCGGGCAAGGAAGGCGTCGACGAGCTCTGGAACCAGACCAAGGGCATTTTCGTCAACGATACGGCGACCCCCGGCAAGTTCCCCAAGCAGATCGCTTTCAACGTCATTCCCCACATCGATGTCTTCATGGAAGACGGCTCGACCAAGGAAGAGTGGAAGGTGATGGCCGAGACCAAGA
Coding sequences within:
- a CDS encoding aspartate-semialdehyde dehydrogenase, which encodes MGYRVAVVGATGNVGREVLNILAERKFPASEVIALASSRSTGREISYGDKILKAKNLDDFDFKGVDFAIMSAGSDISKNWGPRIAASGCIVIDNSSFWRYDSNVPLIVPEVNGPSLEAWLANANRKNIIANPNCSTAQLVVALKPLHDFAKIKRVVVSTYQSVSGSGKEGVDELWNQTKGIFVNDTATPGKFPKQIAFNVIPHIDVFMEDGSTKEEWKVMAETKKILDPKIKVTCTAVRVPVFVGHSEAINLEFENPISADEARDILREAPGVAVVDKREAGGYTTPVECVGEYETFVSRIREDATIENGLNIWVVSDNLRKGAALNTIQIAETLIELGLKPRDAA